A window of Symphalangus syndactylus isolate Jambi chromosome 24, NHGRI_mSymSyn1-v2.1_pri, whole genome shotgun sequence contains these coding sequences:
- the TLDC2 gene encoding TLD domain-containing protein 2 isoform X1: MRGLRWRYTRLPSQVEDTLSGEEGNEEEEEEEAAPDPAAAPEDPMVPQLTEASQVLSASEIRQLSFHFPPRVTGHPWSLVFCTSRDGFSLQSLYRRMEGCSGPVLLALRDQDGQIFGAFSSSAIRLSKGFYGTGETFLFSFSPQLKVFKWTGSNSFFVKGDLDSLMMGSGSGRFGLWLDGDLFRGGSSPCPTFNNEVLARQEQFCIQELEAWLLS; the protein is encoded by the exons ATGAGAGGCCTCCGCTGGCGTTACACTCGGCTG CCCAGCCAGGTGGAGGACACCCTGTCTGGGGAGGAGGGtaatgaagaggaagaggaggaggaggcagctcCAGACCCAGCTGCTGCTCCTGAGGACCCCATGGTGCCCCAGCTGACGGAAGCCAGCCAAGTTTTGAGTGCCTCAGAGATTAGGCAG CTCAGCTTTCACTTCCCACCAAGAGTCACCGGCCATCCCTGGAGTCTGGTCTTCTGCACGTCGAGGGATGGTTTCAGCCTGCAGAGCCTGTACCGGCGGATGGAGGGCTGCAGCGGGCCAGTGCTGCTGGCGCTCAGGGACCAGGACGGGCAG atatttggagCCTTCTCCTCCTCGGCTATCCGACTCAGCAAAGGCTTCTATGGTACTGGCGAGacattcctcttctccttctccccacaGCTGAAG GTCTTTAAGTGGACTGGAAGCAACTCTTTCTTTGTGAAGGGAGACTTGGATTCACTGATGATGGGCAGTGGCAG TGGGCGGTTTGGGCTGTGGTTGGATGGAGACTTGTTTCGCGGGGGAAGCTCCCCTTGCCCGACCTTCAACAACGAGGTGCTGGCCCGGCAGGAGCAGTTCTGCATCCAGGAGCTGGAAGCCTGGCTTCTCAGCTGA
- the TLDC2 gene encoding TLD domain-containing protein 2 isoform X2, with the protein MRGLRWRYTRLPSQVEDTLSGEEGNEEEEEEEAAPDPAAAPEDPMVPQLTEASQVLSASEIRQLSFHFPPRVTGHPWSLVFCTSRDGFSLQSLYRRMEGCSGPVLLALRDQDGQVFKWTGSNSFFVKGDLDSLMMGSGSGRFGLWLDGDLFRGGSSPCPTFNNEVLARQEQFCIQELEAWLLS; encoded by the exons ATGAGAGGCCTCCGCTGGCGTTACACTCGGCTG CCCAGCCAGGTGGAGGACACCCTGTCTGGGGAGGAGGGtaatgaagaggaagaggaggaggaggcagctcCAGACCCAGCTGCTGCTCCTGAGGACCCCATGGTGCCCCAGCTGACGGAAGCCAGCCAAGTTTTGAGTGCCTCAGAGATTAGGCAG CTCAGCTTTCACTTCCCACCAAGAGTCACCGGCCATCCCTGGAGTCTGGTCTTCTGCACGTCGAGGGATGGTTTCAGCCTGCAGAGCCTGTACCGGCGGATGGAGGGCTGCAGCGGGCCAGTGCTGCTGGCGCTCAGGGACCAGGACGGGCAG GTCTTTAAGTGGACTGGAAGCAACTCTTTCTTTGTGAAGGGAGACTTGGATTCACTGATGATGGGCAGTGGCAG TGGGCGGTTTGGGCTGTGGTTGGATGGAGACTTGTTTCGCGGGGGAAGCTCCCCTTGCCCGACCTTCAACAACGAGGTGCTGGCCCGGCAGGAGCAGTTCTGCATCCAGGAGCTGGAAGCCTGGCTTCTCAGCTGA